One window from the genome of Moorena sp. SIOASIH encodes:
- a CDS encoding ATP-binding protein yields the protein MTESTDGKSMVNLSPEDARDTVSDTVGGLATSEGVPPKDVYTWDRDALAVNLLDLSAPFQLVGRQAQFQRIAQVLARDGNLLIVGVPGSGRRTLVRRAAREVGVKILEVDCIRVTDGQRFVQLLWESINQTFPMATVQALMADWIEGKAAELFVLKDEGSGTEGLKPVRIQSKELQRKAFEVLLDLLQRLAESEGERVVLILESFPHIRSWDRHGVWEKFLREQIEGQTQVSYVLVATIAETSIYPHEPGNNLEIVQLAPLADDVVAAWVTEVLHTQGLTFDPRSQALEIFVNAVQGHFGDASALVRRLKSVRVSDGLIRDGHVQQAIQELLADLSMVFESLLMLLPANQAHLLESLALDPTDKPQSRDYIQKHYLSRGGSLQGAIAGLQHKGLIYGSEQGYRLALPLFALWLCQRLS from the coding sequence ATGACAGAATCGACTGATGGCAAATCAATGGTTAACCTCAGCCCTGAGGATGCCAGGGATACAGTTAGCGATACAGTTGGGGGCTTGGCAACTAGTGAAGGAGTGCCGCCGAAGGATGTCTACACTTGGGATCGGGATGCATTAGCCGTGAATCTTTTGGATTTATCAGCACCATTTCAATTGGTTGGGCGGCAAGCACAATTCCAGCGCATCGCTCAAGTTTTAGCCCGTGATGGCAACCTGCTGATTGTGGGAGTGCCCGGAAGCGGACGGCGGACTTTGGTAAGGCGGGCGGCACGGGAAGTTGGAGTTAAAATCCTAGAGGTTGACTGCATCCGGGTTACTGATGGTCAGCGCTTTGTGCAACTGCTGTGGGAGAGCATAAACCAGACGTTTCCAATGGCAACGGTTCAAGCTCTAATGGCAGATTGGATTGAAGGTAAGGCAGCGGAATTATTTGTCCTCAAGGATGAAGGCAGTGGCACAGAGGGACTTAAACCGGTTCGGATCCAGAGCAAAGAGCTGCAACGGAAAGCATTTGAAGTATTACTCGATCTCCTCCAAAGATTAGCTGAATCTGAGGGAGAACGGGTAGTGTTGATTTTGGAAAGCTTCCCCCACATCCGCTCTTGGGATCGTCATGGGGTGTGGGAAAAATTTTTGAGGGAACAGATCGAGGGTCAGACTCAGGTAAGTTATGTGCTGGTGGCAACAATCGCAGAAACCAGCATTTATCCCCATGAACCGGGGAATAATTTGGAAATCGTGCAGCTAGCTCCCTTAGCTGATGATGTGGTTGCGGCTTGGGTAACTGAAGTTTTGCATACCCAAGGGCTGACTTTCGATCCGCGATCGCAAGCACTGGAAATCTTTGTCAATGCCGTGCAAGGACACTTTGGTGATGCTTCGGCACTGGTGCGACGCCTCAAGTCCGTACGAGTTTCTGATGGACTAATTCGTGATGGCCATGTTCAGCAGGCCATCCAAGAACTGCTAGCCGACTTATCCATGGTCTTCGAGTCATTACTAATGCTGCTTCCAGCTAATCAAGCCCATCTTTTAGAATCCCTGGCTCTAGACCCTACCGACAAGCCACAAAGTCGAGATTATATTCAAAAGCATTACCTATCAAGAGGGGGTTCTCTCCAAGGAGCGATCGCTGGATTGCAGCACAAAGGTTTAATTTATGGCTCTGAGCAAGGCTACCGACTGGCTTTACCTTTGTTTGCTTTGTGGCTTTGCCAGCGTTTAAGTTGA
- a CDS encoding DUF433 domain-containing protein: protein MTPLSDQQNAQPAIIRTERGLTAGTRITIYDIMGHLEAGWTPKLMGNWLSITDEQLDAALSYIDTHRREVEPEYQTVLKIAQEIRDYWE from the coding sequence ATGACTCCATTATCCGATCAGCAAAATGCCCAACCAGCCATCATTCGTACAGAACGGGGACTGACAGCAGGTACGCGCATTACGATTTATGATATCATGGGCCATCTTGAGGCCGGATGGACTCCCAAATTAATGGGAAACTGGCTATCTATAACTGATGAGCAACTTGATGCAGCCTTATCCTATATTGATACCCACCGTAGGGAAGTAGAACCGGAGTATCAAACCGTTTTGAAGATAGCTCAAGAGATTCGAGACTATTGGGAATAA
- a CDS encoding helix-turn-helix transcriptional regulator, with amino-acid sequence MKVTTKLAQLRANSGNISYEEISESTGIDRQELRELENGEANAIAFTTLAQLCAFFHCSPNDLLIVDWEGEEIAPPTAEEIEKASQIIKQAFARAEAMPRRSAEEIWDSFEGTIERISSRKFTLDFPGF; translated from the coding sequence ATGAAAGTCACAACTAAACTAGCACAATTAAGAGCTAATTCCGGAAATATCAGTTACGAAGAAATTTCTGAATCTACGGGAATCGATCGCCAAGAATTAAGGGAACTAGAAAATGGGGAAGCGAATGCGATCGCTTTTACTACCCTCGCTCAACTCTGTGCTTTCTTTCACTGTAGTCCCAACGATTTGTTGATTGTAGACTGGGAGGGGGAAGAAATCGCCCCACCTACTGCTGAAGAAATAGAGAAAGCTTCACAGATAATCAAACAGGCATTTGCCCGTGCTGAGGCGATGCCACGCCGTTCTGCGGAGGAAATTTGGGATAGTTTTGAAGGGACTATCGAACGAATTTCATCGAGAAAATTCACGCTTGATTTTCCAGGCTTTTAA
- a CDS encoding addiction module protein — translation MKEALSLPSAWRALLAEKLVESLEFDVDEKLQTLWVGEAKKRRDEIRSGMVQPIPGEEGLARVRELLEP, via the coding sequence ATGAAAGAAGCTTTATCTTTGCCCAGTGCATGGAGAGCATTGTTGGCAGAGAAGCTGGTTGAAAGTCTTGAGTTTGATGTAGACGAGAAACTGCAAACACTTTGGGTAGGTGAAGCTAAGAAGCGTCGAGATGAAATCCGAAGTGGTATGGTTCAGCCTATTCCTGGAGAGGAAGGGTTAGCTAGAGTGAGGGAACTTCTAGAGCCATGA
- a CDS encoding type II toxin-antitoxin system RelE/ParE family toxin, with protein MKYVFHPAALTEYGEAVEFYAERRVELAQAFINVVEDAIFRIVASPTRWAVLDEDIRRCLTRKFPYGILYTIEEDYILIVAVMHCSREPGYWKERVRDKPSDA; from the coding sequence ATGAAATATGTCTTTCACCCAGCAGCCTTGACTGAATATGGTGAAGCAGTCGAGTTTTACGCAGAGCGTAGAGTTGAATTGGCACAGGCATTTATCAATGTAGTTGAGGATGCAATTTTCCGAATTGTTGCGTCACCAACTCGTTGGGCTGTTCTTGATGAAGATATTCGTCGATGTCTGACACGTAAATTTCCCTACGGGATTTTATACACTATTGAGGAAGATTACATTTTAATTGTGGCGGTGATGCACTGTAGTCGTGAGCCAGGATATTGGAAAGAGCGTGTCAGGGACAAACCATCAGATGCATAA
- a CDS encoding LamG-like jellyroll fold domain-containing protein codes for MYLLRDKVQFVNTIAHEGKVVVVATDTDGKIWYTIKQDGFEDSYLNTPEDQRTGWEDWQELEFPNEAQDDQSVIDKETKELTHQAETSTFILRTRYRTQNQSAAFPVQLVSATGHLYVFRQSKANSTETTPNTLLVDRFVLDGMTNQLVRKLDVRFKRSRQKYQPIASMKKNANGGLSNIDSLDFRDADGKPFYEPTTELTLIENLHQGGFSVVLLPTNEHDNYRWHIFAYNSHTQKVELTSIRASAEGLFDVKDYTVLEPRPEAKNALIPRSIPGIIKRKLDLNGVEVANGLSATKYDIQKEQQTKDGMQLLKNSTKVMVAIPTTQGNVATLSFAVAADGTLSEIDANPDNTNILRSQSRDLLLPLNTLDEIKAIGDSTPPPQAQITGIERGYEDKVQIVSSPSSGLKTGDTVKIANTQNYNGHYQVISIDGDTFEIAAEWVNSEIGSWEVVPKTETGLVFDGIITEVERVADGKLQITALNHGLEAGDEVQIVDTTDYNGSYGVTKIDDENFTINDLFWKPGEAVNLKLESRKRRGVMFDGADEYIKTPALELTPPSEEFSFGYTCSAWVYVSATGSGEQIILGEEDEHIQLLVNNGTVALKVKCANGVGKTTDTTTIPTGQWVHYAGIISSDAASDKTILTLCKNGQPVGIPTEVASLFDAPENWQPEFLIGKSLAGKIADVQVWDKVRTAKEIKDSMYMQLTGREVDLVGYWRLGAITEDKERTVVDFSVYGNDGTVYGDAFVSAITLNRTLGDGTTQAVKYSNDDLVAVSARATYIETFEFKTNPNLNPNNVDRNNGKLFTFSYWGKKSRSAKKRIEQKLFTIDTSDFQSLGNNWYKATCRFTVPDGVAMIRSFELGHVQGTWSTLEIRKHRVQLVSDSITEVNYTDSVSLSTLADNYAELPGQLKTLEQKEREETALIKEKRKLEDKLAQLGDLPRLRQEIAALETEVASLQQQEQTLKTNYEQEVANPLNDWCYIENTWNNRSGQLQTFNNPNLNNTGVYISEDEIKKTDQQWKFVSAGEGYYYIKNKYTGDSKILQCTPILTFNTFLLSMEKPNNSPRVKWKLVSAGDGYYYIHNKGVDDLFKDDERRYLSIDTSFDLDYLTMRSASQSTVNKWKLDKQEPQNIIAINTAQSMWEEKKEQLKTKAAELEEKQETLNAGESTKQAWEDRLKEVIEQLNQVQSELNTANNTVIKTVSTTQQTPQTLPTLHTVSNGSQKGLITKGALLGFTSPVTRIAAIETCEGNVQLSYFDSQGRMRQTNFDATSDSRNTTFEQWLPDELPVALNFADSGHKIQLVNSVALSESWTVEAWFYSAYASGPAQKILLGSKDGDSPVVIQEMSKLGTLVDGVFYDSGYNLERLTPGWHHLAAVGKDSTTIFYIDGRQVADVKQAFLDAATDDSSKEQRKTTICKVNNIAISTIGNSTRGSEQFGKLAEVRVWNLALSEAEIAVNSKTRLSGNEPGLVAYYPLNEGTGTQIRDMTGSGNNSQDTSPAPISSQDTSSAPIDNKDINPVPIGNLGNMVMQFDGVNDYIAIAAHKNPTTAITVSLWAKSNTENWNHYGCLASKRDAYVIHPREGIKAISFYLESNGWKVLTHTPSDIKQWHHYAVTFDGKTQKLYIDGVEVASDEISTTTAGLIKEDTGELLIGKDDGPWSRYFSGQIAEVRVWNKARSAEEIQADMHQRLTGKESGLVGYWQLNHIQSEGDQQKVLDLTGNNNGTVHGGMLKEDNSLPIHSNTVIGAISSSSAAAIGNLVHKVMQFDGVDDYLSLPANISSKISNQITLEAWVYCNTLSQQSVHRSIVTEVYPGSNRNITFQLCLHGSDHRLQAGFFNGAWKQQAADSSFPMNQWVHVAASYDGVSIKIYQNGSLIKQSANLNLSLPSNTHGWRIGRRHDSGNATDMWNGRIAEVRIWNKARTAQEIKADMHQSLTGKESGLVGYWQLNQIQSEGNTIKVLDLTGNNNHGTVHGAILKDDNTLPISSNIVTSASWWGCAAPIGNLGHKVMQFDGVNDYVEISAHKNPTSAITVSLWAKSHTENWNQTACLASKRDAYVMHPILGEKSIQFFIYSNGWQYVKSTQPDINQWHHYAGTFDGKTLKLYIDGVEVASKNIAGVINEDTGVLCLGRDDGPSQYLNGQIAEVRIWNKARSAEEIQADMYQRLTGKESGLVGYWQLNHIEPEGDTIKVLDQTGNNNHGTVHGAILKDDNTLPIGSNALVSAEYSTITIDKVTNQKSAIMQRFFAYPALNGVELLPDKRIEELELKWIGNAQFAPTLLGYIEGAPPVPSENLTVQIDYNGAASVELTTSEDVEFSWYRSQDVGRGASLDAFLGGAGEVSGGVGVESQIAQWKAGFKGNRDSRYQWQNQSNITSSSSLRMTDSLELRGSQEPGLKFSHLGKRFIPKNVGYALVVSSLADMFITRLKRSHKMIGYQVQPVDGIPPDVNTITFLINPAYTMSGSLDGMTGSSGTSDRFFRHVPEMRAQYGSLYPASYYRLQEAYDLKQKIENEDKRRESYFAQYNAGLVDESSLNREIESGKAPTEIGVTREEDKPDENMTEEEKQAAQERRKQQIEQEGEAAADKQSEAAQQKQKEINAKISDQEKRAHATDSFAGWQKRMEDIQIRAGKRNIVNTYVWDADGGMRTEAQSFANTVEHTVGGSFMLDAGLGFQGDFTAGIAAELTALVTINLTQTMNKTENRSTGLELNVDLSGVESIGITDYNDYPIQPGEKVDRYRFMSFYLESSTKNFNDFFSYVVDPEWLASNDEEARALRQARGKANKTWRVLHRVTYVERPALMGFGRDIRPREDIDTITREVVNYFDLLEFKSEALQSDVDRILAELRALKQMLGNGQ; via the coding sequence ATGTATCTACTACGGGACAAGGTTCAATTCGTTAACACTATTGCCCATGAAGGCAAAGTTGTGGTTGTTGCCACCGATACAGACGGCAAGATTTGGTACACCATCAAGCAGGATGGGTTTGAAGACTCCTACCTCAACACCCCCGAAGACCAAAGGACAGGTTGGGAAGATTGGCAAGAACTGGAATTTCCTAATGAAGCACAGGATGACCAGTCCGTAATTGACAAAGAAACTAAGGAATTAACCCATCAGGCTGAGACCAGCACATTTATTCTGCGTACGCGCTACAGAACCCAGAATCAATCAGCAGCTTTTCCGGTACAGTTAGTTTCGGCAACAGGTCACCTCTATGTTTTTCGTCAATCCAAGGCAAATTCTACTGAAACTACTCCCAATACCTTATTGGTAGACCGTTTTGTCCTGGATGGCATGACCAATCAACTGGTGCGGAAGCTAGACGTGCGGTTTAAGCGATCGCGACAGAAATATCAACCCATCGCCAGTATGAAGAAAAATGCTAACGGTGGACTCTCAAATATTGATTCTTTAGATTTTCGGGATGCTGATGGCAAGCCTTTCTATGAGCCGACCACGGAACTCACTCTGATTGAGAACCTTCACCAAGGTGGGTTTTCAGTAGTACTGTTACCGACCAATGAACACGATAATTACCGTTGGCACATTTTTGCTTACAACTCTCACACTCAGAAGGTAGAATTAACCTCCATTCGCGCTTCAGCAGAGGGATTGTTTGATGTCAAAGACTACACGGTTTTAGAACCCAGACCCGAAGCTAAGAATGCTTTAATCCCTCGTTCTATTCCGGGTATTATTAAGCGCAAGCTGGATCTCAATGGTGTTGAAGTCGCCAATGGCTTGTCAGCTACCAAATACGATATCCAGAAAGAGCAGCAAACTAAAGATGGAATGCAACTGCTCAAGAATTCGACCAAGGTCATGGTCGCAATTCCTACAACCCAGGGCAATGTAGCAACCTTGAGTTTTGCTGTAGCAGCAGATGGTACGTTGTCTGAGATTGATGCAAATCCCGACAATACTAACATCCTACGCAGTCAGAGTCGGGACTTACTTTTGCCCTTAAATACCTTAGATGAAATTAAAGCGATTGGGGATTCGACACCACCACCCCAAGCGCAGATCACGGGTATAGAAAGAGGGTATGAAGATAAAGTTCAGATTGTTTCTTCCCCATCTTCGGGTTTGAAAACTGGGGATACGGTCAAAATTGCCAACACCCAAAATTACAACGGTCATTATCAAGTCATCAGTATCGATGGTGATACCTTTGAAATTGCTGCCGAGTGGGTGAACAGTGAAATTGGCAGTTGGGAAGTGGTGCCGAAAACAGAGACGGGTTTAGTCTTTGATGGCATCATTACTGAGGTGGAAAGAGTAGCCGATGGTAAGCTGCAAATCACGGCTCTCAATCATGGCTTAGAAGCAGGTGATGAAGTCCAAATTGTCGATACCACTGACTATAATGGCAGCTATGGGGTTACCAAAATTGATGATGAAAACTTTACGATTAATGATCTGTTCTGGAAACCGGGTGAAGCCGTCAACCTGAAACTGGAATCCCGCAAGCGGCGGGGAGTCATGTTTGATGGTGCTGATGAGTATATCAAAACTCCAGCCCTAGAGTTAACCCCTCCTTCGGAAGAATTTTCCTTTGGCTATACTTGTTCAGCGTGGGTTTATGTCTCAGCTACGGGTAGTGGTGAACAGATTATTCTTGGAGAAGAAGACGAACACATTCAATTACTGGTTAATAACGGCACTGTAGCGTTGAAAGTCAAGTGTGCCAATGGTGTTGGCAAAACCACAGATACAACGACTATCCCAACGGGTCAATGGGTTCACTACGCCGGGATTATTTCCTCTGATGCCGCCAGTGACAAAACTATCTTAACTCTCTGTAAGAATGGTCAGCCGGTGGGAATCCCGACAGAAGTGGCATCACTATTTGATGCTCCCGAGAATTGGCAGCCGGAATTTTTGATTGGGAAGTCCTTGGCTGGCAAGATTGCTGATGTACAAGTTTGGGATAAGGTTCGGACTGCTAAAGAAATCAAAGATAGCATGTATATGCAACTTACCGGACGGGAAGTTGATTTAGTGGGCTACTGGCGACTGGGGGCAATTACTGAGGATAAGGAAAGAACAGTTGTTGATTTCTCCGTTTACGGAAACGACGGCACAGTTTATGGGGATGCCTTTGTGAGTGCGATTACTCTCAATCGTACTTTAGGAGATGGAACCACCCAAGCTGTTAAATACAGCAATGATGATTTGGTGGCGGTGAGTGCCCGGGCTACCTATATTGAAACCTTTGAGTTTAAAACCAATCCGAATCTCAACCCGAATAATGTTGATCGTAATAACGGCAAGTTATTTACGTTTTCCTATTGGGGGAAAAAGAGCCGCAGTGCGAAAAAACGTATCGAACAGAAACTTTTTACGATTGACACATCGGACTTTCAGTCTTTAGGCAACAACTGGTACAAAGCCACCTGTCGTTTTACTGTACCCGATGGGGTGGCAATGATCCGTAGCTTTGAACTGGGTCATGTTCAAGGCACATGGTCAACTTTGGAGATTCGTAAGCATCGGGTTCAGTTAGTCTCAGATAGCATTACTGAGGTTAACTATACAGATAGCGTTAGTTTATCTACCTTGGCAGATAACTATGCTGAGTTACCCGGACAATTAAAGACATTAGAGCAGAAAGAACGGGAAGAAACGGCACTAATAAAGGAAAAGCGGAAATTAGAAGATAAGCTCGCTCAACTGGGTGATTTGCCTCGCCTACGACAAGAAATAGCAGCATTAGAAACAGAGGTGGCATCTCTTCAACAGCAAGAGCAAACTCTCAAAACTAACTATGAGCAAGAAGTCGCCAATCCTTTGAATGATTGGTGCTATATAGAAAATACCTGGAATAACAGATCCGGACAGTTACAGACCTTCAATAACCCTAACCTAAATAATACGGGTGTATACATATCTGAGGATGAGATAAAAAAAACAGACCAGCAATGGAAATTTGTCTCAGCCGGTGAAGGCTACTATTACATCAAAAATAAGTATACTGGCGACTCCAAGATATTGCAATGCACGCCTATACTTACATTCAATACGTTTTTATTGAGCATGGAAAAGCCCAATAATTCTCCCCGGGTGAAATGGAAACTTGTTTCAGCAGGTGATGGCTACTATTACATTCACAACAAGGGGGTGGACGATCTTTTTAAGGATGATGAGCGTAGGTATTTGAGTATAGATACTAGTTTTGACTTGGATTATCTGACTATGCGTTCGGCCAGTCAGTCTACAGTTAATAAATGGAAACTGGATAAACAAGAGCCACAAAATATTATTGCGATAAATACAGCTCAATCAATGTGGGAGGAGAAGAAAGAACAACTTAAAACTAAAGCAGCAGAGTTAGAAGAAAAGCAAGAAACATTAAACGCAGGTGAATCAACCAAACAGGCATGGGAAGACAGACTCAAAGAGGTTATCGAACAACTAAACCAAGTTCAAAGCGAGTTAAATACTGCCAACAATACAGTCATCAAAACAGTCAGCACCACTCAACAAACACCCCAAACATTACCAACACTCCACACGGTCAGTAATGGTTCCCAAAAAGGTTTAATTACCAAAGGGGCATTACTCGGATTTACCTCTCCAGTGACGCGCATTGCAGCCATTGAAACTTGTGAAGGTAACGTGCAACTGAGTTACTTTGACAGTCAAGGTCGGATGCGTCAGACTAACTTTGATGCGACCTCCGATAGTCGGAATACTACTTTTGAACAGTGGCTTCCTGATGAACTTCCTGTTGCTCTCAACTTCGCTGATAGTGGGCACAAAATTCAGTTGGTCAATTCAGTTGCTTTGAGTGAGTCATGGACAGTGGAAGCTTGGTTTTACTCTGCATATGCATCTGGACCCGCACAAAAAATTTTACTGGGTAGCAAAGATGGTGATTCTCCTGTAGTGATTCAAGAAATGTCTAAACTGGGAACACTGGTTGATGGAGTCTTTTACGATAGCGGCTACAACCTGGAACGATTAACTCCTGGATGGCATCATCTAGCTGCTGTTGGCAAAGATTCTACCACTATCTTCTATATCGACGGTCGTCAAGTCGCTGATGTTAAGCAAGCATTCCTTGATGCAGCAACTGATGATAGTAGCAAAGAACAACGAAAAACAACAATCTGTAAAGTTAATAATATTGCTATCTCTACCATCGGTAATAGCACCCGTGGTTCTGAGCAATTTGGCAAGTTGGCAGAAGTTCGAGTTTGGAATTTGGCTCTGAGTGAAGCAGAAATTGCTGTTAACAGCAAAACGCGACTCAGTGGTAACGAACCCGGATTAGTTGCTTACTATCCCTTGAACGAAGGAACAGGAACTCAGATAAGGGATATGACTGGTAGTGGCAACAATAGTCAAGATACCAGTCCTGCTCCCATTAGTAGTCAAGATACCAGTTCTGCTCCCATTGATAATAAAGATATCAATCCTGTTCCCATTGGTAATCTGGGAAACATGGTCATGCAGTTTGATGGAGTGAATGATTATATAGCAATTGCTGCTCATAAAAACCCAACTACAGCAATCACTGTTTCACTATGGGCTAAAAGTAATACAGAGAATTGGAATCACTATGGCTGTTTAGCTAGTAAACGAGATGCCTATGTAATACATCCCCGCGAAGGTATTAAAGCAATCAGTTTTTACCTGGAGAGTAATGGATGGAAAGTTCTGACCCATACACCATCAGATATCAAGCAATGGCATCATTATGCGGTAACCTTTGATGGCAAAACCCAGAAATTGTACATAGATGGTGTGGAAGTCGCTAGTGACGAGATTTCTACGACTACAGCAGGATTAATCAAGGAAGATACAGGAGAATTGCTTATAGGTAAAGACGATGGACCATGGTCTAGATATTTTAGTGGTCAAATCGCCGAAGTCCGTGTTTGGAACAAAGCCCGCAGCGCTGAAGAAATCCAAGCGGATATGCACCAACGCCTAACCGGTAAAGAGTCAGGTTTGGTGGGTTATTGGCAATTAAATCACATCCAATCTGAAGGAGATCAACAAAAGGTTCTTGACCTGACAGGTAACAACAATGGCACGGTACACGGAGGCATGCTCAAAGAAGACAATAGCTTGCCTATACACAGCAACACTGTTATTGGTGCTATCTCTTCAAGTTCTGCCGCTGCCATTGGTAATCTAGTACACAAGGTAATGCAGTTTGATGGGGTAGATGATTATCTGTCCTTGCCCGCTAATATTTCTAGTAAAATTAGCAATCAAATTACTCTTGAAGCCTGGGTTTACTGCAATACTCTTTCACAACAAAGTGTCCACAGAAGTATAGTTACTGAGGTATACCCTGGTTCCAACAGAAATATTACTTTCCAACTTTGTTTGCATGGTTCTGATCACCGACTGCAAGCCGGATTTTTCAATGGTGCTTGGAAGCAGCAAGCAGCAGATTCAAGCTTTCCCATGAATCAATGGGTACACGTAGCGGCGAGTTACGATGGAGTTTCGATCAAAATTTATCAAAATGGTAGTTTGATTAAGCAATCTGCAAATCTCAATTTGTCCTTACCATCAAATACACATGGATGGCGGATTGGACGACGGCACGATTCTGGTAACGCAACTGATATGTGGAATGGGCGCATAGCTGAAGTTCGCATTTGGAACAAAGCCCGCACGGCCCAAGAAATTAAAGCTGATATGCACCAGAGCCTAACCGGTAAAGAGTCAGGTTTGGTTGGTTATTGGCAATTAAATCAGATCCAATCTGAAGGAAATACAATCAAGGTTCTTGACCTCACAGGTAACAACAATCATGGCACGGTACACGGCGCAATCCTAAAAGATGACAATACCTTGCCTATTAGCAGCAATATTGTTACTAGTGCTAGCTGGTGGGGTTGTGCTGCTCCCATCGGTAATCTGGGACATAAGGTAATGCAGTTTGATGGAGTGAATGATTATGTAGAAATTTCTGCTCACAAAAACCCAACTTCAGCAATCACTGTTTCTCTCTGGGCTAAAAGTCATACAGAGAATTGGAATCAGACTGCCTGTTTAGCTAGTAAACGAGATGCCTATGTAATGCACCCAATCCTCGGTGAGAAATCAATCCAGTTTTTTATTTACAGTAATGGATGGCAATACGTCAAGTCTACACAACCAGACATCAATCAATGGCATCATTATGCAGGAACCTTTGATGGCAAGACCTTAAAATTGTACATAGATGGTGTGGAAGTAGCTAGTAAAAATATAGCAGGAGTAATCAACGAAGATACAGGAGTATTATGTTTAGGTCGAGATGATGGGCCATCTCAATATTTGAACGGTCAAATTGCCGAAGTCCGCATCTGGAACAAAGCCCGCAGCGCTGAAGAAATCCAAGCAGATATGTACCAACGCCTAACTGGTAAAGAGTCTGGTTTAGTTGGTTATTGGCAATTAAATCACATCGAACCAGAAGGAGATACAATCAAAGTTCTTGACCAGACAGGTAACAACAATCATGGCACGGTACACGGAGCCATCCTCAAAGATGACAATACCTTGCCTATAGGCAGCAATGCTTTAGTGAGTGCAGAGTACAGCACCATTACCATAGACAAAGTTACCAATCAAAAATCTGCCATCATGCAGCGTTTCTTCGCCTACCCTGCTCTCAATGGTGTGGAATTGTTACCAGACAAACGAATAGAGGAACTAGAACTCAAATGGATTGGTAATGCCCAATTTGCCCCGACCCTCCTGGGCTATATCGAAGGGGCTCCCCCAGTTCCCAGCGAAAACCTGACTGTACAGATAGACTACAACGGCGCAGCTTCAGTGGAATTAACCACATCCGAAGACGTAGAATTTAGCTGGTATCGATCGCAGGATGTCGGACGAGGAGCTAGTTTAGATGCTTTCCTTGGTGGTGCTGGTGAAGTGTCTGGGGGTGTTGGAGTTGAATCACAAATCGCACAATGGAAAGCGGGTTTCAAAGGGAACCGTGACTCGCGCTACCAATGGCAAAATCAAAGTAATATTACTTCTAGTTCATCCCTGAGAATGACGGATAGCCTGGAATTGCGGGGAAGCCAAGAACCCGGTCTAAAATTCTCCCATTTAGGCAAACGTTTTATTCCCAAAAATGTCGGTTATGCTTTGGTGGTTTCCAGTTTGGCAGATATGTTTATCACTCGCCTAAAACGCAGCCATAAAATGATTGGTTATCAGGTGCAGCCTGTGGATGGTATTCCACCAGATGTTAATACCATTACCTTCTTAATCAATCCAGCCTATACCATGAGCGGTAGTTTGGATGGGATGACGGGTTCTAGCGGAACTAGCGATCGCTTCTTCCGTCATGTCCCCGAAATGCGTGCCCAATATGGCTCACTTTATCCCGCGAGTTACTATCGACTTCAGGAGGCCTATGATCTCAAACAAAAGATTGAGAATGAAGATAAACGGCGAGAGTCGTATTTTGCTCAGTATAATGCGGGTTTAGTCGATGAAAGCTCTTTGAACCGAGAGATTGAGAGTGGCAAAGCTCCCACAGAAATTGGAGTGACCCGTGAAGAAGACAAACCCGATGAAAATATGACCGAGGAGGAAAAACAAGCAGCCCAAGAAAGACGAAAACAACAAATTGAGCAAGAAGGAGAAGCAGCGGCTGACAAACAATCAGAAGCAGCCCAGCAGAAGCAAAAAGAAATTAATGCTAAGATTAGCGACCAAGAAAAAAGAGCCCACGCAACAGACAGTTTTGCGGGTTGGCAGAAGCGGATGGAAGACATCCAAATTCGTGCAGGAAAGCGCAATATTGTCAACACCTATGTCTGGGATGCAGATGGTGGAATGCGAACAGAAGCCCAAAGCTTTGCTAATACTGTAGAGCATACAGTTGGTGGTTCCTTTATGTTGGATGCAGGTTTAGGATTCCAAGGAGATTTTACCGCCGGAATTGCTGCTGAGTTAACTGCCCTAGTAACGATTAACTTGACCCAAACGATGAATAAAACGGAAAATCGTAGCACGGGTTTAGAGTTAAATGTGGATTTGAGTGGTGTAGAAAGCATTGGAATTACTGACTACAACGACTACCCCATCCAGCCCGGAGAAAAAGTAGACCGCTATCGCTTTATGAGTTTTTACCTCGAAAGTAGTACCAAAAACTTTAATGACTTCTTCAGTTATGTCGTTGACCCTGAATGGCTGGCTAGTAACGATGAAGAAGCCCGCGCATTGCGTCAAGCAAGGGGGAAAGCAAATAAAACTTGGCGAGTGCTACACCGAGTGACTTATGTGGAACGTCCAGCACTGATGGGCTTTGGTCGAGATATTCGACCCCGGGAAGATATTGATACCATTACTCGAGAAGTTGTCAATTACTTCGATTTACTAGAGTTCAAGAGCGAAGCCCTCCAGAGTGATGTAGATCGGATATTGGCAGAGTTAAGAGCACTGAAGCAGATGCTTGGAAACGGTCAATAA